The uncultured Methanolobus sp. sequence CATATAGCTGATCAAAGCCTCATCATGGCGCCCAAGATCAAATTGTGCCTTTGCTGTATTTTTCAGAACCTCATTCATCTTAGAATCATCTCCAGTTGCGTGCTTTACGGTCTCATATATGGATAAGGCCTTCTTGAAACTCTCAAGGGCTTCAGAATAATATTTCTCACTGGCAAGAATAATTCCTGTCTCCCTGCATATATCCGCACTGATAAGTCCGAGTTCAAGATTATCCTGACCAGGTTTTTCTATTTTGTCTCCAAGTTGTCTGTATAATTCAAGTTTTAATTCGTTTTTTTCTTCAAGTCCTGCAAGAACCAGCATGTCCCCAATAATGGCCACTGTGGCCTGGATCACATTATTGTCATCGACTTCATTTTGGAGGACATTTACAACAATATCTACTGATTCTTTTATGTTTCTAATTGCACCTTCAATATTACCGGAATCTTTCAGGAGATTTCCAATAATATCCAGTGAGAAAGCCACATTAAGCTGATATGAAGTGTTTTCAGGAGCTGAAGCAAGTATCTTTCTTGATACTTCCAGTATAACTCCATACTTTTCCATCAACTTCCCGGTATCTTCCTCTGACTCCAGGAGTCTGTTCATATCTCTCAGGATATCAATGCTGGTTTTCCTTCCGGGGTCTCCTTCATCTTCACTGGCAATGAATGCAGAAGCAATTTCCAGTGATTCTTCCAGTTTTGAGAACGCAGCATCTTTCTGGCCCTGCATCTCCAGTACATGGGCGCTACTTTGCAGGACCCCAGCAACTTTCAGAGATATTTCCCCTTCAATTTCAGCTTCTTCCGTGTACAAATGAAGCAGTTTTTTGTATTTTTCTCTCTCCATTTCAGATGCATTTTCCAGCGGGATGTTCAGCAGGTTATCCCGAATGGTTTTTGCTTTTTGTAAGTCTCCGCTCTCTTCCTGAGTTTCTGCTTCAAGTTTTTCCTGAAGCTCAAGGGCCTCTTCAAGAGCATCAAATGCCTTTTCATATTTCCCGGTTTCAGCAAACAGGGCTCCCATGTTATTCAGAGTGGATACCATGTTGGAGATATGTGACTGGTTGGAAGGGTCTTTCTGTACTAAGTCCCGGTAATTCTGTGCAGCGATGGCATACCTGTCACCTGCTTCCATCTTTTTCCCTGCATTCTCAAGGGCAAGTGCCATATTACTGAACATATTTGCTCTCTGTTCGGGCAAAAGGTAGTCTGGCTCGCTTTCAACAATAGCTGCGGCTTTGATGTATCTTTCCAGGGCCTCATCCCTTTTCCCCTGTGAGAATAACAGGTCTGCATATGTCTGCAGCACAGCGACCTCTATTTGTGGTGATTCTGCATTCTTTGCCTGTTCAGCTGCCAGTTTCAGTATTTCCAGCGCATTTTCATGCTGCCCCTTCTCAATAAGGCTTACTCCTTTGTTGAAGTGCCTGTATGCCATATCTCTTGCTCTTTTGGACATGTTGTTCTCGGTTAATTTGGTGATGATAATAAACAAACAAGTGAGATCCTATTTATTTTTCCCGGAAAAATAATATAGAATGGATTTATTGATTCTGCTTTTTAGGTGGAAGTTTCTATTTAACAGTAACCCTGTTTCTGGTTGTGTTAATAAGTTTTTCCAGAAAAATGTCTTTGATGTCTGAATCTACTTCCACAGTAAAAGAAACTACTTCTATGTAATCTGTTATCATTATGGTGCCATACTGCTCTGCAAGCCGGGAAACGGTATCCATGTCGGAATAACCGGATTCTATTCGCACAACAGATTTGTCGCTGACTTCAACGATACCTGCATTTTCAATGGCTTCAATTGCAGCTTCCCGATAAGCTCTGGCAAGTCCTCCGAATCCAAGCTTTATTCCACCAAAATACCGGGTAACAACGATTGCAACATTCGTAAGTTCCTTCATCTCAAGAATCTTAAAAACTGGTTTTCCTGAACTGCCTGCAGGTTCTCCGTCATCATCATATTTCATTGCAATCACATTGTCCCTGTTTATGAGATAGGCTGAAACATTGTGGTTCGCATCGTGATGACGCTCTTTGATCGTGGAAACAAATGATTTTGCTTCTTCCTCGTTTTCTATGGGGATAGCATAGGCAATAAATATGGAATTCTTAATCTCTTTCTGCGCTTGCCCTGGATTTTTTAAAGTTCTGAAACCTGTCAATGTCCGTTCTCCATTCCATAATCTTAATATATACTCAGCATAATAATGACAAATTAGTATTGGCAATTTCAATTAGATATATGTAAATACTAAAAATTACTATATACTGGATTACAATTGTTAGTGTATAAGTTTTCATCAGTCAGGTAATGTTATGGTCTTTAAAAACACCGTCCTCAGCATAATAATCCTGTTGGCTTTGCTTTTTTTTTGTCCCTTAGCGGGTAGTCTGGGTCAGGAAGCCAGGGACTTCAATTCAATCGCAGTATCCATGACTGAAAATGGATCGTATGATGATGCTATCGCCTACTATAATAAAGCACTTGAGGCAGAACCGAATTATGTTCAGGCGCTTGATAACAAGGGATCGACCCTTTACCTGATGGGTAATTATACTGCGGCTTCAAAAATATTTGATCGCATACTTTCCATATATCCTGATTCACCTGCAGCACTTTTCAAAAAGGGTATAACACTTTCAAATCTGGGACAAAATGAAAAAGCCATTGAATATTATAACAAATCACTGGTTCAGATTGCTAATGAAAGTACATCTGATTATGAAAATATCTTTGATATCGGTCTTTTTTCGCTGATTGGAATTTCAGACGACTGTGAGGTTCCGGAAATATCTTATGACCCGAGACTTCCAAGTGTATGGTATCAGAAAGCAGTTTCTCTTGAAGCTTTGGGAAAATATAATGAGTCTGTTCAGTATTACGACCGGATACTTGAACTTGCAGAATCACAATCTTCAGATTTTTCAATGACTGCCGACAGTCTCTATGATCGGGGCAACTACAACGATTCAATCGATTATTATAACAGGGCACTTGAGATAGAACCTGATAGTTCTGATTACTGGTATGGAAAAGGACTTGCATATGATGGAATAGGAGATTACGAGGCTGCTCTGTCGGCCTATGATGAGGCAATTTCTTATGATTCCGAAAACATCAACGCGATTTTCAATAAGGCCGTCGACCTTGAAATAACAGGCCAGCCCGACCTTGCCGTCCAGCAATACAATGTTTATCTGACACTCGATCCATATGCTGTTGACATATGGTATAAGATGGGAACTACTTACGAAGAACTTGGGGATTATGAATCCGCACTAAAGGCTTACAATCAGGTTCTGGTGTATGAACCTGAAAATGGGGAAGTATGGACCCGCAAAGGCGCTGTTCTTGACCTGCTTGGAAAATACCAGGAAGCGATCGAAGCTTATGATAAGGCACTTCTTGTAGGAACAGACAATACAGCTTCAGGTTCATATGGCTCAGGAGCAACTCTTTTCGGAGTGCCTGTAGAAGTGTCTGATTGCTATGCAGAAACTCCGGAATTTGATTCGGATTCCGCACTTCTCTGGTACAACAAGGGCCTTGCTTTCTATAAACTGGCTAATTATGAAAGTGCCATTGAAGCATTTGAAAACGCAGCAGCTATTGAATCCGATCATCCGTTTTTATGGTATCGGATAGCAGTTTCATATGAGAATCTCGGAATGTACGAGGAGGCCGTAAAATCATATGAAAAAGCAGTCAAGGCAGATAATTCATGTCCGAGAATATACTATGACCTTGCACTTGATTATGATCGTCTGGGAGATTATAGTTCAGCACAAAAGGCTTATTCAAAAGCCGTGCGACTGGAGCCTAACTTCACAGCAGCTTATTATAACAAAGCCCTGGACCTTGACAACCTGGAGAAATATGGGGAATCCGTTGAAGCATACTCAAAGGTTCTTGAACTTCAACCAACATCTATTGATTCATTGCTTGGTAAGGGCAATGCTTTGAATCAGATTGATGAATATGAGGAAGCGATTGCATGCTATGAGCAGGTTCTCCAGATAGACTCGACACATTCTGTGGCAAAGTTCCAGCTTGATGAGAACAGGGATATGCTTGAGAATGAAAATATGAGCGCTTCCGGTTATTCGGAACCTTCTTCCCTTTTCGGAGTAATGGACAACGATGTTTTCAGTTCTGATCTCTTTATCTGGTATTCATCAAGCTCATTTGAAAGTTCTTACTCTAAATGTCTGGCTGACGCTGAGATACTAGGAAATGTTGTTAATTACGATAGTGTATGGGTATCCAGAGGTTTATCCCTTGAAAAAATGTCAATGACTGATCAGGCGATTGATTCTTACACAAAGGCTCTGTTATTGAATCCTGCTTCTGTTGAAGCATGGGTGAATCTGGCGTCATCCTATGACCGACTTGGTGATTATGCAAATGCTGTTACATGTTATGAACAGGCAGTATTGATCGACCCCACTGATCTTGATGTGTGGTACAGCAAAGCTCTCACCCATTACAACAATGGTGACAACCAGCTGGCAGTTGAATCATTCTCAAAGGTGCTTCTGCAGGAGCCGGAGAACCTTGCTGCTCTTTATTATGAAGCCATGGCCTATGATAATCTGGGAATGTACTCTGAGTCTCTCAGCTCTTATGAATCCATACTCGAAAAGGATACCCAGAACACAGATGTCTGGTACAAGGCAGGTTCGGCAGCATACGAACTGAAGCTTTATGACAAGTCTATTGATTCTTTCAATCATGTACTGATGTATGATCCTACCAATGTATCAGTTCTCAAGATGCAGAGCAATGCAGCAGAGGGACTTGGAAATTATGATGAAGCACTGGGTTATTACGACAGGATTCTGGAAGTAACGCCGTCAGATTCTATAGCGATGTTTGGCAAAGCTTCGATCTACGACAGGCTTGGAAGATATGACGAGTCTATTGCGACATATACTGCAATACTCGAACTTGAGCCTGGTAATGTAAAGGCACTGAACAGAAAAGGTTTCACTTATTATCTGATGGGTGATCTTGATGCTGCTACAACAAGCTTTGAAGCGGCAACAACCGCAGACCCTGCAAGCGCAACAGCATGGTATTATCTGGGTACAATATCCTATATGAGAAGCAGTTACAAGGGTTCCATCTATTATTATGAAGAAGCTCTGAAACTTGATCCTACATGCATCACTGCGTGGTATAACAAAGGTTTCGTTCTAAATGTAATGGGTGAGGCGTCTGATGCGGTTGAATGCTATGACAAGATACTGGCAATTGATCCAAACTCAGTATCTGCTCTTTACAACAAACAGTTTGCTCTCTATCGTATCGGTAAATCAGTGACTGCCGACGAAGCTAAAGAAAAACTTGAGTCCATAGATCCGGGCTTTACAGCGGCTCTTGATGACAGGGGTACCAAGTTCTTCCTGCCAGCGTATTATAGTGACACTCTGGACTACGAACTGCCGTCCAGATGGTATTCTGATACTGCAGACGCAGACCGCGGTCTGGAAAATACAACTGCTGCATGAGCCATGTCTCCCTTTATCACACAAGCTTTATTGTGGATTAAGGCAATTACAGCCCATGCTCAGTTCCCTTATTTTTGATATGGATGGTGTGCTTGTTGACTCTATGCCCTATCATGCCGAGGCATGGATGCAGGTCTCCCGCGAGGTCGGTGCAAATGTTACCTCTGAGGATATATACGAAATAGAAGGTGCCAATCACAGGCTGGGCTTACAATGGCTTTTCAAGAAAGCTGGTGGAAATATTGGTCCTGACCAGTATGACAGAATTCTGCAGAGAAAAGTAGACATATTTACGAGTATTGCTGATGTTAAACCATTTGATGGAATGGCAGACTGTCTTAGTTCAATGAAAAAGAACTTTCAACTGGCAGTTGTAACAGGTTCTGAACGTGTGACAGTTGAATCGTTTATGGACCAGTTCTTCCCTGGTATTTTTGATGTGATAGTTTCCGGTGAAGATGTACATTACGGGAAACCATATCCAGAGCCGTATCTTAGGGCTGTTGAATTGCTTGGTATTGAAAAAGAAGAATGTCTTGTGGTTGAAAATGCTCCTATGGGTGTTGAATCTGCAAAAAGTGCGGGCCTGTATTGTGTGGGCGTGCCAACATACGTCTCTCCTGACAAACTATCACAAGCGGATATTGTTTTGAAGGATCATGCATCACTGAAGGACTATCTTTATGGGTATCTCAATAACTGTTCTCAATAAAAGTTCACAGCAAAAATCCTGTGACGATTCTTTGATTCTATAATAGTTTCCGCATTTACTAAAAATTTCAGGATTGTAAGTTATTAGGCTTCGTAGAAATTCTGCCATTAAACTTTAGGTAAGCAGGCCGTTTTGTCAGATCAATATGATCTATCATGGGTCATGAATAACCTGGGTGATCCCGGAGGGTCCGGCGGAGCCGGCGTTTTCCCACAATATAAAACAAAATAATTCACATGCAATCCTGAAATATTTTCTTTGCAGGTATTCTGTAGAATTTCCAGTATATCTGCAATATTATTTCAAATAACCTTCTGCATAACATAATAGGAATGTGCCGCCTTCGGCGGGTGCTTGCTTTGTTTTTAGCTTACAGGCTATTTTGAGGAACAAAAATGAGCAAACTTCGTGTCACTCATATCAACAGAAAATCTACAGGCCAGTTGTTCGTAAGTTTTTAAAATACATTGTTCTATAATGTTTAGCATGGAAGATAAAAGCGAACCTGACATGAAGGTTGCATTAAAGGAAAACCTGGAAAGCCTGAAAGAAAGTTTCCTTGAAACTCCAAGTATGGAATACCTTCTACAGATAGTTGCCACCTATCACGGGCTTGAGATGACAGAGCGTGGTATAGGTTTTGCAGAAGCGATCCTTATGCAGATTGAAGATGAAAAGGAACGGTTGCTTCAGTCGTCAATGATCTTTGAGATGGTAGATCTCAATGATGACGCGCTTTCCTGTCTGACTGAAGCAATGGAGAAATATCCTGAAGATGTTCAGGTAAAGAACCATCATGGTATGCTCCTGAACAAGAGTTCAAAGTTTGAAGATGCTCTTTCAATTTACGAAAGATTACTGGAAACCAGCCCGCAGTCACTTGAATCACTTTCAGGTAAGCTGATTGCTTTGATCGGGATTGGGAGGCATGGTGATGTACTGAAACTGTATAAGACTTCAATTGCCATCACTCCATCATCTCCTCAGGACTGGCATTTCAAAGGAGTGATCGATGGTCTCCTTATGGATTATTTTGAACACGAGAAAGGAAAATCAATTACTGAGGGACAGGCAGATAAATTATCCAAAAGCTTTGATTCCATTAGTCATATAATGGATGGTCTTGGGCCGGAAGTTAGCAATTTCTATATGATGGGCAACTTTGCAGGTAAAGAGATTTATCACGAGATGCTGGAATATAAAAAGTGATGGGAAAACCTGGGGCCTAGTTCCTCAAGTTGTTGTAAGGATTTTGTCGATTACTTTCCGTTTTGTATGGTTATTTCTTAAATTTAGTCCTTTTCAGGAAAACAACACTATTTTTAGGGCAACTTTTTTAACAACTCTTTCCACATTCGTTATATGGACAAGTATAATGTAAAATGCCTGCTGTGTGGCGAAGTCCACGACCCGTACTCATTGAATTGTAAAAACGGGGATGAATCTCTTCTTCGTGCATATTACACAGCAAAACAGTTAATTCCAACTGACATGCCAGGCATCTGGAAATATTATAACTGGCTTCCTGTTAACGGTATTATTGAGGAAGGTTCCGGCAGAACTGTAACTTACAAAAGTGAGGCCTTAGCTTCTGAACTCGGACTTGATGACCTGTGGATCGCTTTTAATGGCTACTGGCCGGAAAGAGGTGCAAATCTAATGACCTGCACTTTCAAGGATCTTGAGTCATTCCCGACAATGCAAAGACTCAGGGAGCAGGAAGAAAAGAGAATAATGGTGGTTGCATCCGCAGGAAACACTGCAAGGGCATTTGCCCACGTCTGCAGCATAACAGGACAGCCGCTTCTTCTTGTGGTTCCAAAGGAAAGTGTCCACAGATTATGGACTT is a genomic window containing:
- a CDS encoding tetratricopeptide repeat protein, whose product is MVFKNTVLSIIILLALLFFCPLAGSLGQEARDFNSIAVSMTENGSYDDAIAYYNKALEAEPNYVQALDNKGSTLYLMGNYTAASKIFDRILSIYPDSPAALFKKGITLSNLGQNEKAIEYYNKSLVQIANESTSDYENIFDIGLFSLIGISDDCEVPEISYDPRLPSVWYQKAVSLEALGKYNESVQYYDRILELAESQSSDFSMTADSLYDRGNYNDSIDYYNRALEIEPDSSDYWYGKGLAYDGIGDYEAALSAYDEAISYDSENINAIFNKAVDLEITGQPDLAVQQYNVYLTLDPYAVDIWYKMGTTYEELGDYESALKAYNQVLVYEPENGEVWTRKGAVLDLLGKYQEAIEAYDKALLVGTDNTASGSYGSGATLFGVPVEVSDCYAETPEFDSDSALLWYNKGLAFYKLANYESAIEAFENAAAIESDHPFLWYRIAVSYENLGMYEEAVKSYEKAVKADNSCPRIYYDLALDYDRLGDYSSAQKAYSKAVRLEPNFTAAYYNKALDLDNLEKYGESVEAYSKVLELQPTSIDSLLGKGNALNQIDEYEEAIACYEQVLQIDSTHSVAKFQLDENRDMLENENMSASGYSEPSSLFGVMDNDVFSSDLFIWYSSSSFESSYSKCLADAEILGNVVNYDSVWVSRGLSLEKMSMTDQAIDSYTKALLLNPASVEAWVNLASSYDRLGDYANAVTCYEQAVLIDPTDLDVWYSKALTHYNNGDNQLAVESFSKVLLQEPENLAALYYEAMAYDNLGMYSESLSSYESILEKDTQNTDVWYKAGSAAYELKLYDKSIDSFNHVLMYDPTNVSVLKMQSNAAEGLGNYDEALGYYDRILEVTPSDSIAMFGKASIYDRLGRYDESIATYTAILELEPGNVKALNRKGFTYYLMGDLDAATTSFEAATTADPASATAWYYLGTISYMRSSYKGSIYYYEEALKLDPTCITAWYNKGFVLNVMGEASDAVECYDKILAIDPNSVSALYNKQFALYRIGKSVTADEAKEKLESIDPGFTAALDDRGTKFFLPAYYSDTLDYELPSRWYSDTADADRGLENTTAA
- a CDS encoding YigZ family protein — protein: MTGFRTLKNPGQAQKEIKNSIFIAYAIPIENEEEAKSFVSTIKERHHDANHNVSAYLINRDNVIAMKYDDDGEPAGSSGKPVFKILEMKELTNVAIVVTRYFGGIKLGFGGLARAYREAAIEAIENAGIVEVSDKSVVRIESGYSDMDTVSRLAEQYGTIMITDYIEVVSFTVEVDSDIKDIFLEKLINTTRNRVTVK
- a CDS encoding tetratricopeptide repeat protein, with amino-acid sequence MSKRARDMAYRHFNKGVSLIEKGQHENALEILKLAAEQAKNAESPQIEVAVLQTYADLLFSQGKRDEALERYIKAAAIVESEPDYLLPEQRANMFSNMALALENAGKKMEAGDRYAIAAQNYRDLVQKDPSNQSHISNMVSTLNNMGALFAETGKYEKAFDALEEALELQEKLEAETQEESGDLQKAKTIRDNLLNIPLENASEMEREKYKKLLHLYTEEAEIEGEISLKVAGVLQSSAHVLEMQGQKDAAFSKLEESLEIASAFIASEDEGDPGRKTSIDILRDMNRLLESEEDTGKLMEKYGVILEVSRKILASAPENTSYQLNVAFSLDIIGNLLKDSGNIEGAIRNIKESVDIVVNVLQNEVDDNNVIQATVAIIGDMLVLAGLEEKNELKLELYRQLGDKIEKPGQDNLELGLISADICRETGIILASEKYYSEALESFKKALSIYETVKHATGDDSKMNEVLKNTAKAQFDLGRHDEALISYMQLIKSGETDIDFPDRIDSILLELEKKADNIGDVDLISKEYDRILGIRTELLGLVPDPEGKNTGRIKEIQGKKADIMVAIGQLTDALDLYEQLQENEKSGRYIPKIINLLEKMEMSASKEQIDKKLEILEFLLSKYNALAEKHTANIQILVNKASVIDGIAYALSEKGKTEESGYMCNYALEAYSELASLEPENVFPVERIAALNSRLAEIAVGSGIANEAEMKFLTSLETYRNLMQADPSNIEYKLDHAGVLDGMGAFFLNAGMYSEAKKSYENSLRSYAAIMDQNPENGTYRSYVRITLENLGYVLELMGRKDDANWMYESAKRIDEGNE
- a CDS encoding HAD family phosphatase, which produces MLSSLIFDMDGVLVDSMPYHAEAWMQVSREVGANVTSEDIYEIEGANHRLGLQWLFKKAGGNIGPDQYDRILQRKVDIFTSIADVKPFDGMADCLSSMKKNFQLAVVTGSERVTVESFMDQFFPGIFDVIVSGEDVHYGKPYPEPYLRAVELLGIEKEECLVVENAPMGVESAKSAGLYCVGVPTYVSPDKLSQADIVLKDHASLKDYLYGYLNNCSQ